The following are encoded together in the Bacteroidales bacterium genome:
- a CDS encoding LytTR family transcriptional regulator DNA-binding domain-containing protein, whose amino-acid sequence MNNETITISSSKGEKKIEKNRILFCKQYLVGTLVELSDGNHYLLKERLSELRNFLDGPSFFMISNRELINLEYIEAVFSDEVVMINNKTIKVSGTRKKMLVKKIREEAWI is encoded by the coding sequence ATGAATAACGAAACAATTACCATATCGTCCTCGAAAGGTGAAAAAAAGATCGAAAAAAACAGAATTTTGTTTTGTAAACAATATCTGGTCGGAACCCTTGTTGAACTCAGCGATGGCAATCATTACCTGTTGAAGGAAAGACTGAGTGAACTTAGAAATTTTTTGGACGGGCCGTCTTTTTTCATGATATCCAATCGGGAATTGATCAACCTCGAATATATTGAGGCTGTTTTTTCCGATGAAGTAGTTATGATAAACAATAAAACCATTAAGGTGAGTGGTACCAGGAAGAAGATGCTGGTAAAGAAGATCAGGGAAGAGGCATGGATTTAG